The proteins below come from a single Perca flavescens isolate YP-PL-M2 chromosome 8, PFLA_1.0, whole genome shotgun sequence genomic window:
- the LOC114560387 gene encoding E3 ubiquitin-protein ligase TRIM21-like → MSAASCLLTEDQFLCSICLDVFTDPVTIPCGHNFCKTCITQHWNINVPFQCPNCNKVFRTRPELQVNTFISEMAAQFRQSAQQKASSSSSSSEQQVSKPGEVPCDVCTGTKLMALKSCLVCLDSYCETHLEPHLTRSGLKRHQLIDPVENLEGRMCTKHDKLLELFCKTDQTCVCMLCTVLDNKTHDVVLKEGYERKKAELRAEIQQMIQKRQLKIQEIKHSVELSEEDADREIADGVQVFTALKESVERSQAELIDTIKEKQRKMEKQAEGFIKELEQEISELKKRSTEVEQLSQSEDHFHVLQSFTSLNAAPPTKDWTQVSVGPPSYEGTVVRAVNQLDQTLSEQMKKLLAEVGLKRVQQFAVDVTLDPNTANPELILSDAGKQVKRGDVRKSPSNNPDIFDCCASVLAKQSFSSGRFYYEVQVKGKTAWDLGVVRESINRKGQITATPLNGLWTIWLRNGKEYKALADPRVCLSLKSRPEKVGVFVDYEEGLVSFYDVDAASLIYSFTGCLFTEKLYPFFGPGVNYGGKNSAPLIISPVNHTE, encoded by the coding sequence ATGTCTGCTGCCAGCTGTCTGCTGACTGAAGATCAGTTTCTgtgctccatctgtctggatgtgttcaCTGATCCAGTCACCATACCATGTGGACACAACTTCTGTAAAACCTGCATCACTCAACACTGGAATATTAATGTCCCGTTTCAGTGTCCCAACTGTAATAAGGTTTTCAGAACCAGACCTGAGCTGCAGGTCAATACTTTCATCTCTGAGATGGCTGCTCAGTTCAGACAGTCAGCTCAGCagaaagccagcagcagcagcagcagctcagagcaACAAGTGTCCAAACCAGGAGAAGTTCCCTGTGACGTCTGCACTGGAACCAAACTGATGGCCCTGAAGTCCTGCCTGGTGTGTCTGGACTCCTACTGTGAGACTCACCTGGAGCCTCATCTGACAAGATCAGGCCTGAAAAGACATCAGCTGATCGACCCTGTGGAGAACCTGGAAGGCAGGATGTGTACGAAGCACGATAAACTGCTGGAGCTGTTCTGTAAGACCGACCAGACgtgtgtctgcatgctctgcactgttttagacaacaagACGCATGATGTTGTTCTGAAAGAAGGATATGAACGAAAGAAGGCCGAGCTGAGGGCTGAAATCCAgcagatgatccagaagagaCAACTGAAGATTCAGGAGATCAAACACTCAGTGGAGCTCAGTGAggaagatgcagacagagagatagcagaTGGTGTTCAGGTCTTCACCGCTCTGAAGGAGTCTGTTGAGAGAAGCCAGGCCGAGCTCATCGACACgatcaaagagaagcagagaaagatggagaaacAGGCTGAAGGCTTCATCAAGGAGCTGGAACAGGAAATCTCTGAGCTGAAGAAGAGAAGcactgaggtggagcagctctCACAGTCTGAAGACCACTTCCACGTCCTCCAGAGCTTCACGTCCCTGAACGCTGCTCCACCCACTAAGGACTGGACACAAGTCAGCGTCGGTCCACCTTCATATGAGGGGACTGTGGTCAGAGCTGTCAATCAGCTGGACCAGACGCTCAGTGAACAGATGAAGAAGCTGCTCGCTGAGGTCGGGCTGAAGAGGGTCCAGCAGTTTGCAGTGGATGTGACACTCGATCCCAATACAGCAAATCCTGAACTCATCCTGTCTGATGCTGGAAAGCAAGTCAAACGTGGTGATGTAAGGAAGAGTCCTTCAAACAATCCAGATATATTTGATTGTTGTGCTAGTGTCTTAGCAAAGCAGAGTTTCTCTTCAGGAAGATTTTATTACGAGGTTCAGGTTAAAGGGAAGACTGCCTGGGATTTAGGAGTGGTCAGAGAGTCGATCAACCGGAAGGGACAAATAACTGCGACTCCTCTGAATGGTCTCTGGACAATATGGTTGAGGAATGGAAAGGAGTACAAAGCCCTTGCCGACCCTagagtctgtctctctctgaagtcTCGTCCTGagaaggtgggggtgtttgtggattatgaggAAGGTCTGGTCTCCTTTTATGACGTTGATGCTGCATCTCTCATCTACTCCTTTACTGGCTGCTTGTTTACTGAGAAACTCTACCCATTCTTCGGTCCCGGTGTTAACTATGGTGGTAAAAACTCTGCCCCTCTGATCATCTCTCCTGTCAATCACACTGAGTAG